The following coding sequences are from one Hippopotamus amphibius kiboko isolate mHipAmp2 chromosome 9, mHipAmp2.hap2, whole genome shotgun sequence window:
- the CCT6A gene encoding T-complex protein 1 subunit zeta — protein sequence MAAVKTLNPKAEVARAQAALAVNISAARGLQDVLRTNLGPKGTMKMLVSGAGDIKLTKDGNVLLHEMQIQHPTASLIAKVATAQDDITGDGTTSNVLIIGELLKQADLYISEGLHPRIITEGFEAAKEKALQFLEQVKVSKEMDRETLIDVARTSLRTKVHAELADVLTEAVVDSILAIKKQDEPIDLFMVEIMEMKHKSETDTSLVRGLVLDHGARHPDMKKRVEDAYILTCNVSLEYEKTEVNSGFFYKSAEEREKLVKAERKFIEDRVKKIIDLKKKVCGDSDKGFVVINQKGIDPFSLDALAKEGIVALRRAKRRNMERLTLACGGVALNSLDDLNPDCLGHAGLVYEYTLGEEKFTFIEKCNNPRSVTLLIKGPNKHTLTQIKDAIRDGLRAVKNAIDDGCVVPGAGAVEVAMAEALVKYKPSVKGRAQLGVQAFADALLIIPKVLAQNSGFDLQETLVKVQAEHSESGQLVGVDLNTGEPMVAAEVGIWDNYCVKKQLLHSCTVIATNILLVDEIMRAGMSSLKG from the exons ATGGCGGCGGTGAAGACCCTGAACCCCAAGGCCGAAGTGGCCCGAGCCCAGGCGGCGCTGGCGGTCAACATCAGCGCGGCCCGAGGGCTGCAGGACGTGCTGAGGACCAACTTGGGGCCTAAGGGCACCATGAAGAT GCTTGTTTCTGGTGCTGGAGACATCAAGCTCACTAAAGATGGAAATGTGCTGCTTCACGAAATG CAAATTCAGCACCCAACAGCCTCCTTAATAGCCAAAGTAGCAACAGCCCAGGATGACATAACTGGTGATGGTACCACTTCCAATGTCCTAATTATTGGAGAGCTTCTGAAGCAGGCGGATCTCTACATTTCTGAA GGTCTTCATCCCAGAATAATTACAGAAGGATTTGAAGCTGCAAAGGAAAAGGCACTTCAGTTTTTGGAACAAGTCAAAGTAAGCAAAGAGATGGACAGGGAAACACTGATAGACGTGGCCAGAACATCTCTACGTACTAAAGTTCATGCTGAACTTGCTGATGTCTTAACAGAG GCTGTAGTGGACTCcattttagccattaaaaagcaaGATGAACCTATTGACCTCTTCATGGTTGAGATCATGGAGATGAAACATAAGTCTGAAACTGATACAAG CTTAGTCAGAGGTCTTGTTTTGGACCATGGGGCACGGCATCCTGATATGAAAAAGAGAGTAGAAGATGCATACATCCTCACATGCAACGTGTCATTAGAATATGAAAAAAC AGAAGTGAATTCTGGCTTTTTTTACAAAagtgcagaggagagagagaaactagtGAAAGCTGAGAGAAAATTCATTGAAgacagagttaaaaaaataatagacctGAAAAAGAAAGTCTGTGGTGATTCAGATAAAGGATTTGTTGTTATTAATCAAAAG GGAATTGACCCCTTTTCCTTAGATGCTCTTGCAAAAGAAGGCATAGTAGCTCTGCGCAGAGCTAAAAGGAGGAATATGGAAAG GCTGACTCTTGCTTGTGGTGGGGTAGCCCTAAATTCTCTTGATGACCTAAATCCTGATTGTTTGGGACATGCAGGACTTGTCTATGAATATACATTG ggagaagagaagTTCACCTTTATTGAGAAATGTAATAATCCTCGCTCGGTCACGTTATTGATCAAAGGACCAAATAAGCACACACTTACTCAAATCAAAGATGCAATAAGAGATGGCTTGAGGGCTGTTAAAAATGCTATTGATGATG GCTGTGTAGTTCCAGGTGCTGGTGCAGTGGAAGTGGCAATGGCAGAAGCCCTGGTTAAATACAAGCCCAGCGTAAAGGGCAGGGCCCAGCTTGGAGTTCAAGCATTTGCTGATGCGTTGCTCATCATTCCCAAG gTTCTTGCTCAGAACTCCGGTTTTGACCTTCAGGAAACACTAGTTAAAGTTCAAGCAGAACATTCAGAGTCAGGTCAACTTGTGGGTGTGGACTTGAACACAG